From Polaribacter butkevichii, a single genomic window includes:
- the bshA gene encoding N-acetyl-alpha-D-glucosaminyl L-malate synthase BshA has protein sequence MKIGIVCYPTFGGSGVVATELGMALADKGHEVHFITYNQPVRLDFLTHNLHFHQVVIEEYPLFEYQPYELALSSKMVEVVRKHDLEVLHVHYAIPHAYAAYMAKQMLKEKGLDVRVVTTLHGTDITLVGSHPTYKTAVEFSINNSDVVTAVSNNLKETTNTLFNITKDIKVIYNFIDVEKYDTAHDTECNRIAIAKPHERILTHISNFRPVKRVEDVIKVFYEVQKEIPSKLLLVGEGPERIHAENLVNELKISDDVLFLGNSSEVTKVLCYSDVFLLPSQTESFGLAALEAMAAKTPVISTNTGGLPEVNIHGVTGYLSDLGDVKDMAKNAISILKDDKTLETFKRNAREHTKRFSLENILPVYEEIYKSCYKSKAL, from the coding sequence ATGAAAATAGGAATTGTTTGTTATCCAACATTTGGAGGAAGTGGAGTAGTAGCAACCGAATTAGGAATGGCGTTAGCAGATAAAGGTCATGAAGTACATTTTATTACCTATAACCAGCCAGTTCGTTTAGACTTTTTAACTCATAATTTACACTTTCATCAAGTTGTTATCGAAGAATATCCGCTTTTTGAATATCAACCCTATGAGTTAGCTTTGTCTAGTAAAATGGTTGAAGTTGTTAGAAAACATGATTTAGAAGTTTTGCATGTACATTATGCAATACCACATGCATATGCAGCTTACATGGCTAAGCAAATGTTAAAAGAAAAAGGTTTAGATGTTAGAGTAGTAACTACATTGCACGGAACCGATATTACTTTAGTTGGGAGTCATCCAACCTATAAAACAGCTGTTGAGTTTAGTATTAATAATTCTGATGTTGTAACTGCTGTTTCTAACAATTTAAAAGAAACTACAAATACATTATTTAACATCACTAAAGATATAAAGGTTATTTATAATTTTATTGATGTAGAAAAGTATGATACTGCCCATGATACAGAATGTAATCGAATTGCCATTGCAAAACCACATGAACGCATTTTAACTCACATAAGTAATTTTAGACCTGTAAAAAGGGTAGAAGATGTTATTAAAGTTTTTTACGAAGTTCAGAAAGAAATACCTTCAAAATTATTATTAGTAGGTGAAGGACCAGAAAGAATACACGCTGAAAATTTAGTAAATGAATTAAAAATTTCTGATGATGTACTTTTCTTAGGAAATAGTTCTGAAGTAACTAAGGTTTTATGTTATTCAGATGTTTTTTTATTGCCTTCTCAAACAGAGAGTTTTGGTTTGGCAGCTTTAGAAGCTATGGCTGCAAAAACACCTGTAATATCTACAAATACAGGAGGTTTACCAGAAGTTAACATACATGGTGTAACCGGTTATTTAAGTGATTTAGGAGACGTAAAAGACATGGCAAAAAATGCCATTTCTATTTTAAAAGATGATAAAACTTTAGAAACTTTTAAAAGGAATGCGAGAGAGCATACAAAAAGATTTTCTTTAGAAAATATATTACCCGTTTATGAAGAAATTTATAAATCTTGTTATAAAAGTAAAGCGTTATAA
- a CDS encoding asparagine synthetase B, which translates to MSYENQKNHLKAYGIVYFSLEAGLKSKWLLNYDGGAFLIENNKIVENECKIRGVSYQVISDAKAQLILQEISAPSSNQDAVTLEKAPKIAVYSPKDKMPWDDAVTMVLTYAEIPFDVIYDEEVLADKLLLYEWLHLHHEDFTGQYGKFYGAFRSAPWYIEGKQRAEKQAKELGFTKVSEEKLAVAKKIRDYVVGGGFMFAMCSATDSFDIALAAEGVDIAESMFDGDASEPNYQSKINYNKTFAFKDFQLIKNPTTYEFSTIDMTSKRKIPKTSDYFSLGEFSAKWDPVPTMLTQNHTVLVKGFMGQTTSFDRNTVKSNVLVLGENKTNREARYIHGTIGKGMFTFYGGHDPEDYTHRVGDPKTELDLHPTSPGYRLILNNVLFPAAKKKKQKT; encoded by the coding sequence ATGAGTTATGAGAATCAGAAAAATCATTTAAAAGCCTACGGAATTGTATACTTTTCATTAGAAGCGGGCTTAAAATCTAAATGGCTATTAAATTATGACGGAGGTGCTTTTTTAATTGAAAATAATAAAATTGTAGAGAACGAATGTAAAATACGAGGTGTTTCTTATCAAGTAATTTCTGATGCAAAAGCACAGCTTATTTTGCAAGAAATATCAGCACCATCTTCTAACCAGGATGCAGTTACATTAGAAAAAGCTCCAAAAATAGCAGTATATTCTCCAAAAGACAAAATGCCTTGGGATGATGCTGTAACCATGGTTTTAACCTATGCAGAAATTCCGTTTGATGTAATTTATGATGAAGAAGTCTTAGCAGACAAACTGCTTTTGTATGAATGGTTACATTTGCATCACGAAGATTTTACCGGACAGTATGGAAAGTTTTATGGAGCATTTAGAAGCGCTCCTTGGTATATAGAAGGTAAGCAAAGAGCAGAAAAACAAGCAAAAGAATTAGGGTTTACTAAAGTATCGGAAGAAAAGTTAGCAGTAGCCAAAAAAATAAGAGATTATGTAGTTGGTGGTGGGTTTATGTTTGCCATGTGTTCTGCTACAGATAGTTTTGATATAGCTTTGGCTGCAGAAGGAGTAGATATTGCAGAATCTATGTTTGATGGAGATGCTTCTGAACCTAATTATCAATCAAAAATTAATTATAATAAAACATTTGCATTTAAAGACTTTCAACTGATTAAAAACCCAACAACATATGAGTTTTCTACAATTGATATGACTAGCAAGCGTAAAATTCCTAAAACATCGGATTATTTTTCTTTAGGAGAATTTTCTGCAAAATGGGATCCTGTGCCAACAATGTTAACACAAAATCATACTGTTTTGGTAAAAGGTTTTATGGGACAAACCACTTCTTTTGATAGAAATACCGTTAAATCTAATGTATTGGTTTTAGGAGAAAACAAAACGAATAGAGAAGCTCGCTATATTCATGGTACCATAGGTAAAGGAATGTTTACTTTTTATGGAGGACATGATCCTGAAGATTACACACACAGAGTGGGAGACCCAAAAACAGAATTAGATTTACACCCAACGTCACCAGGTTATCGACTAATTTTAAACAATGTTTTGTTTCCTGCTGCAAAGAAAAAGAAACAAAAAACTTAA
- a CDS encoding sulfurtransferase, giving the protein MSLINNTPIVSVDWLQANLEHKNLVILDCTIPKVTDKSKTSNSNEKIQIKGTIFFDIKNTFSDVTAPFPNTILSSKEFEEKVQALGINKDSIIVCYDDLGIYSSPRVWWMFQLMGFTNIAVLDGGFPMWLENRFPTEKQKNNTPTKGDFKVDYQPEKVKFTEDVLKAIEDKETIIADARSKGRFNCTEPEPRSDVKGGHIPNSVSLPFSKIIKKGHLKSEEELRVIFNQINPKKKAFIFSCGTGITASVLALGADIAGYKNYAVYDGSWTEWGSTANLPIEK; this is encoded by the coding sequence ATGTCTTTAATAAACAATACACCCATTGTTTCTGTAGATTGGTTACAAGCTAATTTAGAACACAAAAATCTAGTTATTTTAGATTGCACCATTCCTAAAGTAACTGATAAATCTAAAACCTCTAATTCTAATGAAAAAATTCAAATTAAGGGTACTATTTTTTTTGATATAAAAAACACATTCTCTGATGTTACAGCTCCGTTTCCTAATACCATATTATCATCCAAAGAATTTGAAGAAAAAGTACAAGCATTAGGAATCAATAAAGATAGTATTATTGTGTGTTATGATGATTTAGGTATCTATTCTTCTCCTAGAGTTTGGTGGATGTTTCAATTAATGGGCTTTACAAATATCGCTGTTTTAGATGGTGGTTTTCCTATGTGGTTAGAAAATAGGTTCCCTACTGAAAAACAGAAAAATAACACACCTACAAAAGGTGATTTTAAAGTGGATTATCAACCTGAAAAGGTTAAATTTACAGAGGATGTGCTAAAAGCAATTGAAGATAAAGAAACTATAATTGCCGATGCTCGTTCTAAAGGTCGTTTTAATTGTACAGAACCAGAACCAAGAAGTGATGTTAAAGGAGGCCATATTCCTAATTCTGTGAGTTTACCTTTTAGTAAAATCATAAAAAAAGGACATTTAAAATCGGAAGAAGAGTTAAGAGTAATTTTTAATCAAATTAATCCTAAAAAGAAAGCTTTCATTTTTTCTTGTGGAACAGGAATTACAGCTTCTGTATTGGCATTAGGCGCTGATATAGCTGGGTATAAAAACTATGCTGTTTATGATGGTTCTTGGACAGAGTGGGGAAGTACAGCAAATTTACCAATAGAAAAATAA
- a CDS encoding AraC family transcriptional regulator, translated as MKYYPTLTIVFLLIYSINTCSQTKDSINNLNFDELTNKYYEYKVTDSLKARKYAQAFFNKSIKEKDTINVINGKYYLCDLLRKDSTYFNYIDSIISRTKRKPNKMFPAYLYSLKGRYYLNRYYLNKSLKNYIIALKYTELYKNDSLKHIFKQKISILKYRNKNFTESKMINLDSYNFYKENPHFINPREYYTLLSNISSNYLKEKKYDSAIFFNKESSKYALKNNFLFFIPYSIYRKGQIELDQKKYSLAISRFKEAIPGIIDEENYYILSESYNYISKAYTSLGNNDEALKYNLLIDSLYSKTKIIQKSQRNAYLYLINHYKEKKDLKKQLNYIEKFLKIDSILNSREKNLSKTFSEKYDKKRLIAEKEKIIYELKNDISTFQKSKNYFLVILFIVIILFLYQYNKRKIQKKSFDKIITDLKNKKTTILNEGENKIESSNISKEIINDILSKLHSFEKNKGFTNSDITLSKLAKELNTNSNYLSKIINQNKGVNFSTYVNKLRINYILLLLEENEVIRKYTIAAIANEVGFKNAESFSKAFFKETKLKPSFYIKELENQKVT; from the coding sequence TTGAAATATTACCCTACTCTAACTATAGTTTTTCTATTAATTTATTCAATTAATACCTGTAGTCAAACAAAAGATTCTATAAACAACCTCAATTTTGATGAATTAACAAATAAGTATTATGAATATAAAGTTACAGATTCTTTAAAGGCAAGAAAATATGCGCAAGCCTTTTTTAACAAATCCATTAAAGAGAAAGATACTATAAATGTTATCAATGGAAAATATTATCTATGTGATCTTTTAAGAAAAGATTCTACTTACTTTAACTATATTGACTCAATAATTAGTAGAACAAAAAGGAAACCTAATAAAATGTTTCCAGCCTATCTATATTCTCTAAAAGGACGTTATTATTTAAATAGATATTATTTGAATAAATCTTTAAAAAATTATATTATAGCACTAAAGTATACTGAGTTATATAAAAATGATAGTTTAAAACATATTTTTAAACAGAAAATAAGTATTTTAAAATATAGAAATAAAAATTTTACTGAATCAAAGATGATAAATTTAGATTCTTATAATTTTTATAAAGAAAATCCTCATTTTATTAACCCTCGCGAATATTATACTCTATTATCTAATATTTCTTCCAATTATTTAAAAGAAAAAAAATATGATTCTGCTATTTTTTTTAATAAAGAATCATCTAAATATGCTTTAAAAAATAACTTTCTTTTTTTTATTCCTTATTCTATTTATAGAAAGGGTCAGATAGAATTAGATCAAAAAAAATACTCACTTGCAATAAGTCGTTTTAAAGAAGCGATACCAGGCATAATAGATGAAGAAAATTATTATATTTTATCAGAGTCATACAATTACATATCAAAAGCATATACAAGCTTAGGAAATAATGATGAAGCTTTAAAATATAATTTATTAATTGATTCTCTATATAGTAAAACTAAAATTATTCAAAAATCACAGAGAAATGCCTATCTATATTTAATAAATCATTATAAAGAAAAAAAGGACTTAAAAAAGCAATTAAATTATATTGAAAAGTTTTTAAAAATTGACAGCATTTTAAATTCTAGAGAAAAGAATCTTTCAAAAACTTTTTCTGAAAAATATGATAAAAAACGATTAATTGCAGAAAAAGAGAAAATTATTTATGAATTAAAAAATGATATATCGACATTTCAAAAAAGTAAAAACTATTTCTTAGTAATATTATTTATTGTAATTATTTTATTTTTATACCAATATAATAAGAGAAAAATTCAAAAAAAGAGTTTTGATAAAATTATAACTGATTTAAAAAACAAGAAGACTACAATATTAAATGAAGGTGAGAATAAAATTGAAAGTAGTAATATATCCAAAGAGATTATAAATGATATTTTAAGTAAATTACATTCTTTTGAAAAAAATAAAGGGTTTACAAATTCTGATATTACTTTAAGTAAACTTGCCAAAGAATTAAATACTAATTCTAATTATTTATCAAAAATAATAAATCAAAATAAAGGTGTAAATTTTTCTACTTATGTAAATAAATTAAGAATAAATTATATACTCTTATTATTAGAAGAAAATGAAGTAATTAGAAAATACACAATTGCTGCTATTGCTAATGAAGTAGGCTTTAAAAATGCAGAGTCTTTTTCTAAAGCTTTTTTTAAAGAAACCAAGTTAAAACCTTCTTTTTATATAAAAGAATTAGAAAACCAGAAAGTAACTTAA
- a CDS encoding dicarboxylate/amino acid:cation symporter, whose product MKKLALHWKILIGMVLGIIFGFIMNSIDGGKGFVADWIKPFGTIFINLLKLIAVPLILASLIKGISDLKDISKIKSMGLRTIGLYMITTLVAVVIGLSIVNTVKPGNGMPQETIEKIKLKYGNNSSVIDKLNEASSQKQAGPLQALVDIFPSNIFKSLTDASMLQVIFFALFVGICLLLIDEEKAKPLINFFDSLNEVVMKMVDLIMLFAPYAVFSLLANVIISFDDTEILLKLLWYAFCVFGGLVLLIGFYLLLIKIYAKKSPIWFLKQISPAQLLAFSTSSSAATLPVTMERVEEHLGVDPEVAGFVLPVGATVNMDGTSLYQGIAAVFIMQVLWPEGLTFTNQLVIIGTSVLASIGSAAVPSAGIVMLVVVLETLGFPAELLPLGIALIFAVDRPLDMCRTVVNVTGDATVSVLVAKSLGKLHEPKPKEWDDNYKKVK is encoded by the coding sequence ATGAAAAAACTAGCATTACACTGGAAAATTTTAATAGGTATGGTTCTTGGAATCATCTTTGGTTTTATAATGAATTCTATAGATGGAGGTAAAGGATTTGTTGCTGATTGGATAAAACCATTTGGAACCATTTTTATCAATTTATTAAAACTAATTGCAGTACCCTTAATTTTAGCATCTTTAATTAAAGGAATTTCTGATTTAAAAGATATTTCTAAAATAAAATCGATGGGACTTAGAACCATAGGTCTTTATATGATAACCACTTTAGTTGCTGTAGTTATTGGTTTAAGTATTGTAAATACGGTAAAACCAGGAAATGGTATGCCACAAGAAACCATAGAAAAAATTAAATTAAAATACGGTAACAATTCGAGTGTAATAGATAAATTGAATGAAGCAAGTAGTCAAAAACAGGCGGGACCCTTACAAGCTTTGGTCGATATTTTTCCGAGCAATATTTTTAAATCATTAACAGATGCTTCTATGTTACAAGTTATCTTCTTTGCATTATTTGTAGGAATCTGTTTGTTATTAATAGATGAAGAGAAAGCAAAACCATTAATCAATTTTTTCGACTCGCTAAATGAAGTTGTCATGAAAATGGTAGATTTAATAATGCTTTTTGCTCCTTATGCTGTTTTTTCTTTATTAGCTAACGTTATTATTTCTTTTGATGATACAGAAATCTTACTGAAACTACTTTGGTATGCGTTTTGTGTATTTGGAGGCTTGGTTTTATTAATCGGTTTTTATCTTTTGCTTATTAAAATTTACGCAAAAAAATCGCCTATTTGGTTTTTAAAACAAATAAGTCCGGCACAATTATTAGCATTTTCTACTAGTAGTAGTGCGGCCACTTTACCTGTTACTATGGAACGTGTAGAAGAACATTTGGGTGTAGACCCAGAAGTTGCAGGTTTTGTTTTACCAGTAGGAGCAACCGTTAATATGGATGGTACTAGTTTATACCAAGGTATTGCAGCTGTATTTATTATGCAAGTTCTTTGGCCAGAAGGCTTAACGTTTACAAATCAATTGGTAATTATTGGAACCTCTGTTTTGGCTTCTATTGGTAGTGCAGCAGTACCAAGTGCAGGTATTGTTATGCTAGTAGTGGTGTTAGAAACACTTGGTTTTCCTGCAGAATTGTTACCATTAGGAATTGCTCTTATTTTTGCAGTAGATAGGCCATTAGATATGTGTAGAACGGTTGTTAATGTTACTGGTGATGCAACGGTATCTGTGTTAGTAGCTAAATCTTTAGGTAAATTACACGAACCAAAACCAAAAGAATGGGATGATAATTATAAAAAAGTAAAATAG
- the fahA gene encoding fumarylacetoacetase, producing MIITANNPNRKSWLKVDKNSDFPIQNIPFGVFITRDDIITIGSRIGDFAIDLGAFHQLGYFDGIPLTDDIFLQDNLNDFIADGRKTWRLVRNRIAEVFDVTNGVLRDNANHKDKIIFRMEEVEMLLPVAVGDYTDFYASKEHATNVGSLFRDPENALLPNWLHVPIGYHGRSSSIVPSGTKIRRPYGQTKPAEGTTTPGFGPTKLLDFELEMAFITTDANVLGDRIPIDETEEYIFGLVQFNDWSARDIQAWEYVPLGPFLGKSFASTISPWIVTLDALEPFRVESPKQVYEPLPYLKQKGKGSYDIHLQVGIKPENGEETVVANSNFKYMYWTMAQQLAHHTVNGCPVESGDLMGSGTISGPTKDSYGSMLELTWRGQNPIKLKDGTERKFINDNDTVIMRAHCKNDKVRIGFGECIGKILPAK from the coding sequence ATGATCATAACAGCAAATAACCCTAATAGAAAATCTTGGTTAAAAGTAGATAAGAATTCAGACTTCCCTATTCAAAACATTCCTTTTGGAGTTTTTATCACCAGAGATGATATAATTACCATTGGAAGTAGAATTGGCGATTTTGCAATAGACTTAGGTGCTTTTCATCAATTAGGTTATTTTGATGGTATTCCTTTAACTGACGACATTTTTCTACAAGATAACTTAAATGATTTTATTGCTGATGGTCGTAAAACATGGCGTTTGGTTAGAAATAGAATTGCAGAAGTTTTTGATGTTACCAATGGTGTTTTAAGAGATAATGCCAATCATAAAGATAAAATTATCTTTAGAATGGAAGAAGTAGAAATGTTGCTACCTGTTGCTGTTGGAGATTATACAGATTTCTATGCAAGTAAAGAACACGCTACAAATGTAGGCTCTTTATTTAGAGATCCAGAAAATGCTTTGTTACCTAATTGGTTACATGTACCAATTGGTTATCATGGTAGAAGCTCTTCTATTGTTCCTTCTGGTACAAAAATTAGAAGACCATACGGACAAACAAAACCTGCAGAAGGAACTACAACTCCAGGATTTGGACCAACAAAATTATTAGATTTTGAGCTTGAAATGGCTTTTATTACAACTGATGCAAATGTTTTAGGAGATAGAATACCAATTGACGAAACAGAAGAATATATTTTTGGTTTGGTACAATTTAATGATTGGTCTGCACGAGACATACAAGCTTGGGAATATGTGCCTTTAGGTCCGTTTTTAGGGAAAAGTTTTGCTTCAACAATATCTCCTTGGATAGTAACTTTAGATGCTTTAGAGCCTTTTAGAGTAGAAAGTCCTAAACAAGTTTACGAACCATTACCTTATTTAAAACAAAAAGGAAAAGGAAGTTATGATATTCATTTACAAGTAGGTATTAAACCAGAAAATGGTGAAGAAACTGTGGTGGCCAATTCTAACTTTAAATATATGTATTGGACCATGGCACAACAATTAGCGCATCATACCGTAAATGGTTGTCCTGTAGAATCTGGAGATTTAATGGGATCGGGTACCATTTCTGGACCAACAAAAGATAGTTATGGTTCTATGTTAGAGCTAACTTGGAGAGGGCAAAACCCTATTAAACTAAAAGATGGTACAGAGCGTAAATTTATTAATGATAATGATACCGTAATTATGCGTGCTCATTGTAAAAACGACAAAGTTCGCATTGGTTTTGGAGAATGTATAGGAAAAATATTACCTGCTAAATAA
- the dnaB gene encoding replicative DNA helicase yields the protein MEKTTPVAGKKIDKSRLVNLEKGKIPPQVLELEEAVLGAMMIDKKGIDDVIDVLSSDAFYDQKHQEIYAAIYELFQNSEPIDLLTVSNLLKKKSKLEFVGGDFFLIRLTQKVASSAHIEFHARIILQKYIQRKLISISSEIIENAYDESTDVFDLLDDAEAKLFEVTQGNLKKSSEDAGSLVKQALKKIQEIGNQEGMSGLATGFTKLDALTSGWQPSDLVIIAARPGMGKTAFVISMAKNMAIDFGHGVAVFSLEMSSVQLITRMISSETGLTSEKLRKGNLEPHEWEQLNVKVKRLSDAPIFIDDTPSLSVFDLRAKARRLVSQHNVRILVIDYLQLMTAGGKAGGNREQEISMISRNLKALAKELEVPVIALSQLSRAVETRGGSKRPLLSDLRESGAIEQDADIVSFIFRPEYYGMTEWDDDEHTPCEGQGEFIVAKHRNGGLDNIRLKFTGHLAKFSDLEEGFSSEFQSSMNADFPEDPFAGQGGVDPKDAFGSDVDDVPF from the coding sequence ATGGAAAAAACGACTCCTGTTGCAGGAAAAAAGATAGATAAATCAAGATTAGTAAATCTTGAAAAAGGCAAGATTCCTCCACAAGTATTAGAGTTGGAAGAAGCTGTCTTAGGGGCAATGATGATTGATAAAAAGGGAATAGACGACGTAATTGACGTCTTAAGTTCTGATGCTTTTTACGATCAAAAACATCAAGAAATTTATGCTGCAATTTATGAATTGTTTCAAAATTCTGAACCGATAGACCTATTAACAGTATCTAACTTGTTAAAAAAGAAGTCGAAATTAGAATTTGTTGGTGGCGATTTCTTTTTAATTCGTTTAACTCAAAAAGTAGCCTCTTCGGCACATATTGAGTTCCACGCTAGAATTATCTTACAAAAATACATTCAGCGTAAATTAATTTCAATATCTAGTGAAATTATAGAAAATGCGTATGATGAAAGTACCGATGTTTTTGATTTATTAGACGATGCAGAGGCAAAACTTTTTGAAGTTACCCAAGGAAATTTAAAAAAGAGTTCTGAAGACGCAGGTTCTCTTGTAAAACAAGCTTTAAAAAAGATTCAAGAAATAGGTAATCAAGAAGGAATGTCTGGTTTGGCAACAGGTTTTACCAAATTAGATGCCTTAACTTCTGGTTGGCAACCTTCTGATTTAGTAATTATTGCTGCACGTCCTGGTATGGGTAAAACAGCCTTTGTAATTTCTATGGCAAAAAATATGGCAATTGATTTTGGTCATGGAGTAGCCGTTTTTTCATTAGAGATGTCTTCTGTACAGTTAATTACGCGTATGATTTCTTCGGAAACAGGCTTAACTTCAGAAAAATTAAGAAAAGGAAACTTAGAACCACATGAGTGGGAACAGTTAAATGTAAAAGTAAAAAGACTTTCTGATGCTCCTATTTTTATAGATGACACACCATCTCTTTCTGTATTTGATTTACGTGCAAAAGCACGAAGATTGGTATCGCAACACAATGTTAGAATTCTTGTAATTGATTATTTACAGTTAATGACAGCAGGAGGTAAAGCAGGAGGAAACCGTGAACAAGAAATCTCTATGATTTCTAGAAACTTAAAAGCATTAGCAAAAGAACTAGAGGTACCAGTAATAGCACTGTCTCAATTATCTCGTGCGGTTGAAACACGTGGAGGCTCTAAAAGACCTTTATTATCTGATTTACGTGAATCTGGAGCAATTGAACAAGATGCCGATATTGTATCCTTTATTTTCCGTCCAGAATATTACGGAATGACAGAATGGGATGATGATGAACATACACCATGTGAAGGACAAGGAGAGTTTATTGTAGCAAAACACAGGAATGGTGGTTTAGATAATATTCGTTTAAAATTTACAGGGCATTTGGCAAAATTCTCAGATTTAGAAGAAGGTTTTAGTAGTGAATTTCAATCATCGATGAATGCAGATTTCCCAGAAGATCCTTTTGCAGGTCAAGGAGGAGTTGATCCAAAAGATGCTTTTGGAAGTGATGTAGATGATGTTCCTTTTTAA
- a CDS encoding transketolase — MPKTQQLQDFTQQVRRDILRMVHKVNSGHPGGSLGCAEFITCLYQEVMDYSTEFTMDGNNEDLFFLSNGHISPVFYSVLAHSGFFPVEELATFRLLDSRLQGHPTTHEGLPGVRIASGSLGQGLSVGLGAAQAKKLNGDDKIVYTLHGDGELQEGQNWEAIMYASAKKVDNLIATIDLNGKQIDGSTDQVLPMGSIRAKFEAFGWDVLDVEKGNDIDAILAGLAEAKALTGKGKPVCILLHTEMGNGVDFMMHTHAWHGKAPSDEQLENALAQNSVTLGDY; from the coding sequence ATGCCAAAGACACAACAATTACAAGATTTTACGCAACAAGTTCGTAGAGATATATTACGTATGGTACACAAAGTAAATTCTGGTCACCCAGGAGGTTCTTTAGGATGTGCAGAATTTATTACTTGCTTATATCAAGAAGTAATGGACTATTCTACAGAATTTACAATGGATGGAAATAATGAAGATTTATTTTTCCTTTCTAACGGACATATTTCTCCAGTATTTTATAGTGTTTTGGCGCATAGTGGCTTTTTTCCTGTAGAAGAATTAGCTACTTTTAGATTGTTAGATTCTCGTTTACAAGGGCATCCAACAACACATGAAGGCTTACCAGGTGTTAGAATCGCTTCTGGTTCTCTAGGTCAAGGTTTATCTGTAGGTTTAGGTGCTGCACAAGCAAAAAAATTAAACGGTGATGATAAAATCGTATACACATTACATGGTGATGGTGAATTGCAAGAAGGTCAAAACTGGGAGGCAATTATGTATGCATCAGCAAAAAAAGTAGATAACTTAATTGCTACTATAGATTTAAACGGAAAGCAAATTGATGGTTCTACAGACCAAGTTTTACCAATGGGAAGCATTAGAGCAAAATTTGAAGCTTTTGGATGGGATGTTTTAGATGTAGAAAAAGGAAATGATATTGATGCAATATTAGCTGGTTTAGCAGAAGCAAAGGCATTAACAGGAAAAGGAAAACCAGTTTGTATTTTATTACATACAGAAATGGGTAATGGTGTAGATTTTATGATGCACACACATGCATGGCATGGTAAAGCACCAAGTGATGAGCAGTTAGAAAATGCATTGGCTCAAAACTCAGTAACTTTAGGGGATTACTAA
- a CDS encoding DUF937 domain-containing protein, with protein sequence MAGILDILNSDLGKQIISGVSGSTGNDSSKTSSVLTMALPVLMKAMERNASTPEGAEGLMGALASKHDGSILDNLGGLFNGGVDESVKQDGAGILSHILGSKQQGVEQVIGQKSGLDAGSVANILKVAAPLLMGVLGKQSRENNVSDSSGLGNLLGGMLGGNETANEQSFLEKILDADGDGSVIDDVAGMLLGGDKKSSGGIGGLLGGLFGK encoded by the coding sequence ATGGCAGGTATTTTAGATATATTAAATAGTGATTTAGGAAAACAAATTATTTCAGGAGTTTCTGGCTCTACAGGAAATGATTCTAGTAAAACAAGTAGTGTTTTAACAATGGCTTTGCCTGTTTTAATGAAAGCTATGGAAAGAAATGCTTCTACTCCAGAAGGTGCGGAGGGATTAATGGGGGCTTTAGCAAGCAAACATGATGGTAGTATTTTAGACAACCTTGGTGGTTTGTTTAATGGTGGAGTTGATGAATCTGTAAAACAAGATGGAGCAGGAATTTTAAGCCACATTTTAGGAAGTAAACAACAAGGTGTAGAACAAGTAATTGGTCAGAAATCTGGTTTAGATGCAGGTTCTGTAGCTAATATTTTAAAAGTTGCTGCTCCTTTATTAATGGGAGTTTTAGGAAAACAATCTCGTGAAAATAATGTTTCAGATTCTTCTGGTTTAGGTAATTTATTAGGTGGAATGTTAGGGGGGAATGAAACTGCAAACGAACAAAGTTTCTTAGAAAAAATATTAGATGCCGATGGTGATGGAAGTGTTATTGATGATGTAGCAGGAATGCTATTAGGTGGTGACAAAAAGAGCTCTGGTGGAATTGGAGGTTTACTTGGTGGACTTTTTGGAAAATAG